The genomic stretch TTTGGTTATTTCCGCATCGGTGGTCGGTATTTTTTCTGAACCGGATTTGGCTTTATCGGATTTTTTTGAGGGGTTCGTTGCCAATTCCAGTACCCAGTTCTTTTGTGCATCCTGATATACGACGATGCTGTCTCCGGCTCCGGCATTCTTAAATTTTACATTGGAAATATTTTTGAAATACGCTGTGCCTTTGAAATAATTGCGTCCGTCGTCGAGTACCCGGAATTCAACATCTTTCCATGTGTCTACACCCGTCGCTTGCTGAATAATTTCGCGCGCTGTTTTGGAACCATCCGGTGTTTTACCGTTCATATTACCCATCATGCCATCCATGCCGGCGGTCGTTACTTCGACCGTCACTTTTCCTGAACCGTCGGGATTGATCGTATAATCGGCTTTGGTTTCAAAGCAACCGCTCCATACGATCGTAGCCAAAATCATCAGTAATAAAGGCATCAAGCGCTTCATATATTTTTCTCCTGTTGTATATTCTGAATGTAAAACAATTACGATCTTACATCAATTGGAAATACACTGTTTTAAGATACAGCGTTTCCGGAATCTGAAGCATCCACGGATGATCGGGTGGCTGATAGGTAATATTGACTACGCGCATCGAAACACCATTGTCCGCGGAAGCAAACCGTGCGGCCTCGAGCATCAGGTCCACCGGCATGTGATACGCGCAAGATGAAAGTACGATATGCCCGCCCGGATTAAGAAGTTGGATCGCTTGGTGAAGCAACTTCCAATAGGCCCACTTCAGTTTTTCGATGCCTTCTTTACGTTTAGCAATGGCCGGTGGATCAATAACGATCACATCGTATTTTTTCACCTTGTCCGGCGCCGAAGTTTTGAGAGCAACCTGCTCTTCCATGTACTTGAATACATCGGCGTGGATAAATTGTAACCGCTTTTCGACATTATTACGACGCACATTGGCCCGGCCACCTTCCAGAGCGACAGCATCTTGATCCACGGCGGTCATGCGCACACCGGATTGGGCTAAAGCCACAGCAAATCCGCCGGTGTAGGAAAAAAGATCCAGTCCGGTTTGATTAGGTTTGACCAAAGTACGTACATACGCGCGGTTTTCACGTTGATCCAAATAAAAACCGGTTTTATGTCCGCGATGAATATCTACATGAAACAACAAATCATTTTCCGATATGACGATTTCTTCCGGTATCGCACCATACACAACACCCGAAAAAGGCTCCAACCCTTCTTCTTCACGCGATTCCATGTCGCTGCGATCATAGATACCTTTGGGTTTAACGACTTCGACCAAAGTTTCTAATATTTCAGTACGAAATTTTTCCATCCCCAGCGAGCGAAATTGCACTA from bacterium encodes the following:
- a CDS encoding class I SAM-dependent rRNA methyltransferase, whose amino-acid sequence is MHRIRLKSGKEKKIRNAYPWIFRDDIATQFKDRGDIPNGAIVEIADAEDKFLAVGYYNALSHIVVRVLDRKNRTIDKHFFKQRIQRAFDFRTQLALSSDARRLIHAEGDRLPGLMVDQFGEYLVVQFRSLGMEKFRTEILETLVEVVKPKGIYDRSDMESREEEGLEPFSGVVYGAIPEEIVISENDLLFHVDIHRGHKTGFYLDQRENRAYVRTLVKPNQTGLDLFSYTGGFAVALAQSGVRMTAVDQDAVALEGGRANVRRNNVEKRLQFIHADVFKYMEEQVALKTSAPDKVKKYDVIVIDPPAIAKRKEGIEKLKWAYWKLLHQAIQLLNPGGHIVLSSCAYHMPVDLMLEAARFASADNGVSMRVVNITYQPPDHPWMLQIPETLYLKTVYFQLM